In the genome of Arachis hypogaea cultivar Tifrunner chromosome 9, arahy.Tifrunner.gnm2.J5K5, whole genome shotgun sequence, the window CTGCAACATCGGGAGTACACTGGGAGTACACCTGCACCTGAAGCAACCAACAGTACCAATCCGGCAACATCGGCAGCTGACATTCCACCCCCAGTGTCTGGACCGCAAGCTGAAGAGGTTGAATTATCCCAACCAAGCTATGGTGGAACACAAGATGAGGTATAAAATGTCCCAAATGATTTGTTGTTCATAATCCTATATTTAACTCCCCTTTTTACAGTAACTCATTTAACTTATTACACTTCAAGCAGGCACCACCACCAGCAACAAAGCCACCTAAGTTACCAACTACTAAACGGAAGACCACACCACAACCAGTAACTTCTTCTGTTGATCCCATGCAAGGAGCAACTGCAGCCACAGCTTCAAGATTGGAAAGGTTCATGAAGATGGTTCCAACACCTCAGTTCAAGGCACCAAGAAAGAAGAACCCTTGATTAGGATGTTGTAGCAGCTGCTTTAACAACATATATGGGATTTGGGCATTGGTTgatattttggattttttgttACCTCTCTTAGGGAATGGCTCTTATGTAGACTGTAtggtttattttgattttctggtAGTAGATAATTTAACAGAGTTTATGCTTGAAGGTAGCTTGTTTCAGTCTGTTTATCCTTATGTGGACAACTGCAACTATGTTACATTGACAATGTCTTGTTTATAATCTACAAAACTACTATTATCAATTTACATTTTATGTTCATTCAGTTTGGTTTCTATTTTTGTAAAATCTATCTACAAATAACACACCAATAAATTAAACATTTCCCATACATTCATTAACAGATGCTTCCAAACACAGTTCTTACACTTTTCTCATCACAAGTGAAACAAGTTCTTCCATTTTTAACATCACACCTAAAACAACAACATAGAAAAAAACAACAATCCTAACATttgtatcatatatttctgggTCCTTAACTCAGCCTCCAAATTGCCAATCCTCAAAGCAAGACTAACGCTcacttctttattgttgtatgCAGCAGTGTCTTCCAAATTTCCTTTATCATCTTCTCCAATGTCTGCCCATCGAAAGAAGCCACACCATTTTCTTCCACTACTCTGTGAACATGAAATTTAACTGTTACCATCAAATTAGTCAGCAACAAATCTTCATGAAACACTCGTATTGTAATTCGGGCATCCAAAGAAGGGCTTATTTAGGTGGGTTTCCGTTCCAGACCATCGGAGCACAGGACGTTTCCCACACCCACACCGCTCTGGTACTCGCGTGCCTCTACTCTGACTTGGCCTCCTTGTGCATGATCGCAAAGAACTTCCCTCTCCTTCATCTGCACGTCCAACCATCCTCCAACCAGCAAAGCAATGGGTACGAGAATgaacaaggaaaaagaagaagaagaagaagaataagaagaggaagaagaagaagacgaagaagagaagaagacaaAGATGTGCTGTGCCAATTCAGAGTTAGGGTTTAAAAAAGGAATCAGGGACAACATTGGTGCATCAAGTTTCATTTGCCACATCATCCAACCGTTGGACACTCCAGCGTGGCACTCATTCGCCACGTCACTCCCGGCGGTAAGGAATCTGGCCGGAAAATATGCGGGGGACCAACTTgatgcatttttttcaatctGGAGGACTAAATTTGTGCAATTGGGAACTCAGGGACTAAATCGGTGCATTTTATGaatctcagggaccactttgGTGTTTAACTCAATTGACAATAGAGACAATGGTGGGATGGTGTTGATGATGACcaaataatagataaaaatataaaatcgtaaaacaaaaagaaaaaaattaactaagTTTTTAATGccacaattaataataaaaagaatttgtaaattaaaaggcaaaattaaatcaaattaaattttaaatattttttatttttcaaatacttCACCAtagaaaggggaaaaaaaaaataaagtttaccCAAATAAATACATCTTCTGTTCTTGGACTTGGATTCGGTCTCTATTCAATTGGGCCATTAAACCCATGACCAATTCAGTAATTTCCCAAGAGTAGAAAAAGACTACTCCCACCAAAACAAAAATCCTTGTTCCCTCCATTGAGTATGGTTTTTTACTCGGATACTGAAATTTGAAGCCGAAAGTGCAACTCTCTTGCTGTGGTCTGCAGCACGCCTGTGACTTGTgaggttaaaacttaaaagttttcTTTTGCTTCTGTCCCCCATTTTCTAAGGAAGCCAACATTCCACAGCAATATGAATCAAGTTGAGGTTACATCCCAAAATAGTGGATAAAGTTTTAGCACCATACAAGCTCCAATTCTTTTTTACCCAAATTTAAAGCAAGCATAACATATCTACTCTAATAGGAGATAACTACTTGGAGCTTTCTACTAGTGAACAATATTATTACATGCAACAAATAGACAGATACACCACCTTGTTTACATTACCTATACAACTAACAACTATCATTCTGACAAAATGTACAACAGATAATAAATATACGAAATTTAGTATCCTACTGCATGTGTTGCAGAAGTATAAAGGAATAATTACCACTTCAGTAAGACACCAAACCACTTACATTGTTCAGCAAAACCAAGCTTTCTGCATAATAACCAGAATATAGATACCATGTGTATCCCTCCCCTCCAATTCCGAGCTCTGTAAATCTTTTCCTCTCGATATCCAGCGAGTACAGGTTTCCCTTTCCTGTCTCATCCATAAGCAGCAACACCTCTCCACTCTTCCTGATGCACAATGCCACTGGTGGACTAGTCACATTAGCCACCGATATCCCCCATGCCGGCACCTCCAAACTAAACCCCCTCAACGTGAAACTAAAGACCTTGTTCCAAGACTCCACAACACCATACTCCTTCATCACCCAAATTTCACAGCAGGAGGGAAATCCCCCACCAACGGAGAACACACTAAGCTCCTCCCTACCCCCAATGACTGTGACACTGTCCTCGGGCGCATAAGCCAAGCTCTCCGGAAGCAACACCTCACCAAACACCTCATGAACAAAGTCAAACGACAGCACAAAATGGTACCATCCGTAATCACCCTCCCGGCGTTGTGCACCCCAATGCACAATCTTGTTGACAAAACCATGCGGAGCATCCTTACCCACACAAGCTAAACTACAAACAGGAGTAGAACCACTCAAAGTTCTCCAAAACCCAGTTGCAAGAGAGTAA includes:
- the LOC112711513 gene encoding putative F-box protein At1g32420 is translated as MTEAEHIPEEIVANILRRLPPKSLIRCTAVSKSWRDLILTPSFISLHLRHSPPLLLLQLCNERSHPSPSPCAVRYSLRHDDPFLSDSGSTLLLPPTALYREFSVVGLCHGLVCITAGHHCHSLVICNPSLRRYVSLPRPRHYRSLYTATVAFAFDPLHQDYKVVRLSCMVDDERYGFSAPTVEVYSLATGFWRTLSGSTPVCSLACVGKDAPHGFVNKIVHWGAQRREGDYGWYHFVLSFDFVHEVFGEVLLPESLAYAPEDSVTVIGGREELSVFSVGGGFPSCCEIWVMKEYGVVESWNKVFSFTLRGFSLEVPAWGISVANVTSPPVALCIRKSGEVLLLMDETGKGNLYSLDIERKRFTELGIGGEGYTWYLYSGYYAESLVLLNNVSGLVSY
- the LOC140174999 gene encoding uncharacterized protein, which codes for MEKLLDIMFYHGRTFKKNADGKLVYSPDNKACLGDLDENRLDVFFIRNYFKELGYDKVIECWWLVPERSLEYTCNIGSTLGVHLHLKQPTVPIRQHRQLTFHPQCLDRKLKRLNYPNQAMVEHKMRHHHQQQSHLSYQLLNGRPHHNQ